A window from Citrus sinensis cultivar Valencia sweet orange chromosome 3, DVS_A1.0, whole genome shotgun sequence encodes these proteins:
- the LOC127901145 gene encoding anthranilate N-methyltransferase-like has protein sequence MANEERDESFAYANQLVTGSVLPMTMQAAIELGVFKIIAKAGPGAKLSASEIAAQLPTTKNKDAPMMLDRILRLLASHGVVECSLDDIDGSQRLYGQSNVSRYFVPNEDGVSLGPLMALIQDKVFLDSWSQLKEAIIEGGVPFDRVHGTHAFEYPRLDPRFNEVFNTAMYNLSTLVIQKILEAYNGFKHIKQLVDVGGSLGNTLKAITTKYSHVKGINFDLPHVIQHAPEYPGVEHAGGDMFQSVPKGDAILMKWILHDWSDEHCLKLLKNCYKSIPEDGKVIVVESILPDLPETSTLSKRNSQIDVLMMTQNPGGKERTKHEFMTLAAGAGFSGIRFECFTCNLWVMEFYK, from the exons atgGCTAATGAAGAGAGAGACGAAAGCTTTGCATATGCCAATCAATTGGTGACGGGTTCAGTGCTCCCCATGACCATGCAAGCAGCAATTGAGCTGGGAGTTTTCAAGATCATAGCCAAAGCTGGTCCTGGAGCAAAGCTCTCAGCTTCAGAGATTGCAGCTCAGTTGCCTACCACCAAGAACAAAGACGCACCCATGATGTTGGACCGGATACTCAGGCTTCTGGCTAGCCATGGTGTTGTTGAATGCTCACTAGATGATATTGATGGTTCTCAGAGACTCTACGGTCAGAGTAATGTTTCCAGATACTTTGTGCCTAACGAAGATGGTGTCTCATTGGGCCCCTTAATGGCCTTAATTCAGGACAAGGTGTTTCTGGACAGCTG GTCCCAATTAAAAGAAGCTATTATTGAAGGAGGAGTTCCATTTGATCGTGTTCATGGAACACACGCTTTTGAGTACCCGAGACTGGACCCCAGGTTCAATGAAGTTTTCAATACAGCGATGTACAACCTTTCTACTTTGGTCATCCAGAAAATTCTTGAGGCTTACAATGGTTTCAAGCACATAAAGCAACTGGTCGATGTCGGTGGTAGCCTTGGCAATACACTTAAAGCTATCACTACCAAGTATTCTCACGTTAAGGGCATCAATTTCGACTTGCCTCATGTTATACAGCATGCCCCGGAGTATCCTG GCGTTGAGCATGCAGGGGGTGATATGTTTCAAAGTGTTCCAAAAGGTGATGCCATCTTGATGAAG TGGATACTGCACGATTGGAGCGATGAACATTGCTTGAAGTTGTTGAAGAATTGCTACAAAAGTATTCCAGAAGATGGAAAGGTAATTGTTGTGGAGTCAATACTTCCAGATCTGCCTGAGACTAGCACTCTATCAAAAAGAAATTCCCAAATTGATGTGCTGATGATGACTCAAAATCCGGGAGGAAAGGAGCGAACAAAGCATGAATTCATGACCTTGGCTGCTGGAgctggatttagtggcatcagaTTTGAATGTTTTACTTGTAATTTATGGGTTATGGAGTTCTATAAGTAG